cagtggatcacttgaggtcaggagttcaggaccaatctggccagcatggcaaaaccctgtctccatccaaaatacaaaaatgagctgggcatgggggtgcacgcctgtaatgccagctactcaggaggctgaggcaggagaatcacttgaactcgggaggcagagattgcagtgagccgagatcatgccactgcactccagcctgggtgacagagtgagactctgtctcaaaaaaaaaaagaaagaaaagaaaaaaagagagaaagaaatcaccAAAGGCTGTTTAGCCTGTTGAAATCCAGTGATTGCATTTCCCCCTACCAATTAGACCAGGGATGTGGGGGGCTCGGCTACACAGCCTGTGAAGTGGGccagggggagggagaggcacagaggagaggaggagggaaaagggaaatgGACAAAACCAAGTGGAGGAGggaaggctggggcagagggGACATGGGATGCCATCACAGAGCCATCAAGTCTCGGCTGTTCCAAAATCTTGAACCAGTTGAGCATCCCCGTAGCTCAGGGATATTGTTGAAGTACTTTTAATCATCTGTGTTTTCACTACCTTGGCCCCAGTATAGAATGTGATCCAATGAGTGTCAGAATAACCCATTCTCTGTTCTTCAGACCCAGACACTTTTGAACCCCAAAAATTCTTCCAGACGTCAGGCCTCTCCAAGATGTCAGCCAGTCAGGTGAAGGACGTTTTCCGGTTCATAGACAACGACCAGAGCGGGTACCTGGATGAAGAGGAGCTTAAGTAAGCTTTGTCCTGAGTCTGTCTGGTACCCGGCACTGCTGGGTGGCCCTGGGGTGCAATGGGGGCCAGGATGCTCGGTATTTCTTCAATGGCCAGCCTCAGTGTTGGTCATTCAGCCAAGCATCATTAAAGTAAAGGACATGAGTCAGTTGACCACACATCTACCCAGGCAAAGCCCTCAACACGGGCAGTGAAGACTGCAGGTGcaaagattcttttctttttttttttctgagacagggtctcgctctgtcacccaggctggagtgcagtgggatgatctcagctccctgcagcctccgccttccaagttcaagtgattctcatgcctcagtctcccaagtagctgggattacaggtgcatgccaccacgtccagctaattttcgtattttgagtagagatggggtttcaccatgttgcccaggctagtctcaaactcctggcttcaagtgatcctcctgccttggcctcccaaagtgctgggattacaggtgtaagctaccacacGCTGCCGCAAAGATTCTTTGGTGTAAGGGATTTCCTATGGCAAATggactttaaaaaactaaaactttggctaaacgtggtggctcacgcctgtaattccagctactcagaagactgaagcacaagaatcacttgaaatcaggaggcagaggttacagtgagccgagatcgtgcagctgcactccagcctgagtgacagagagactctgtctcaaataaataaataaataaaaatttaaaacactaaaagcttaaaaatgggccaggcactgtggctcacacttacaattccagccctttgggaggctgaggtgggcggattacttgagtgagcccaggagttcaagaccagtctgggcaacatgacaaaaccttgtctctacaaaaaaatacaaatgttggccgggcgtggtggctcaagcctgtaatcccagcactttgggaggccgagacgggcggatcacgaggtcaggagatcgagaccatcctggctaacacggtgaaaccccgtctctactaaaaaatacaaaaaaaaaaaaaaaaaaaaaaaaaaccactagccggacgtggtggagggcgcctatagtcccagctactcgggaggctgaggcaggagaatggcgtaagcccaggaggtggagcttgcagtgagctgagatcaggccactgtactccagcctggataacagagcgagactctgtctcaaaaaacaaacaaacaaacaaaatgttagtggggcatggtggggagcacctgtcgtcccagctccttgggaggttgaggcagaaggattcattgagcccaggaagttgaggctgcagtgagccatgatggtgtcactgccttccagcctgggtaacagagcaagaccctgtctcaagaaaaacccaaaaaccaaaacaaaacaaaaaaaaaaaacccttaaaaatgaAATGCCCACCATTGGTTTCTACAGCTTAAGGAAACCTCTGCTTGCTAAGACCTTGGCTAATTATTGCAAGTGCTGGAAACAGATGATTTACTTAAAGGAAAAACACAAGTGTAAACACAGAGATACATGATCTTTCAGAAAATCCCCATGGATCTTTATTCTCCTGTAGGTTTTTCCTCCAGAAGTTTGAGAGTGGTGCCAGAGAACTGACCGAGTCAGAAACCAAGTCCTTGATGGCTGCTGCGGATAATGNNNNNNNNNNNNNNNNNNNNNNNNNNNNNNNNNNNNNNNNNNNNNNNNNNNNNNNNNNNNNNNNNNNNNNNNNNNNNNNNNNNNNNNNNNNNNNNNNNNNNNNNNNNNNNNNNNNNNNNNNNNNNNNNNNNNNNNNNNNNNNNNNNNNNNNNNNNNNNNNNNNNNNNNNNNNNNNNNNNNNNNNNNNNNNNNNNNNNNNNNNNNNNNNNNNNNNNNNNNNNNNNNNNNNNNNNNNNNNNNNNNNNNNNNNNNNNNNNNNNNNNNNNNNNNNNNNNNNNNNNNNNNNNNNNNNNNNNNNNNNNNNNNNNNNNNNNNNNNNNNNNNNNNNNNNNNNNNNNNNNNNNNNNNNNNNNNNNNNNNNNNNNNNNNNNNNNNNNNNNNNNNNNNNNNNNNNNNNNNNNNNNNNNNNNNNNNNNNNNNNNNNNNNNNNNNNNNNNNNNNNNNNNNNNNNNNNNNNNNNNNNNNNNNNNNNNNNNNNNNNNNNNNNNNNNNNNNNNNNNgtcacccaggctgctgtgcagtggtgcaatctcagctcactgcaacctccacctcctgggttcaagtgattctcctgcctcagcctcccaagtagctgggactacaggcgcccaccagcacgtccagctaatttttgtattttttagtagagatagggtttcactataggttgaccaggctggtctcaaactcctgacctcaagtgatccacctccctcagcctcccaaagggctgggattacaggcatgagacattgcGCCCAGCCATAAATTAATATCTTAAAGACTGATAATTTTGAAAAGCATTCTGGATTAACATTGGTATGTacggccaggcatggcggctcacacctgtaatcccagaaccttgtgaggctgaggtgggaggatcacttgagcccaggcattggggatcagcctgggcaacagagcaagaccctgtctctacaaaaattaaaaatgtaggccgagcatggtggtgcctgcctgcagtcccagccactcaggaggctgaggtgggaggatcactgaagtccaggagtttgaggccacagtgaactgtgatcacaacactgcactccagccagggtgacagagcaagaccctgtctcacacacacacacacacacacacacccctctctctATCCCTTCTCTAGCACCTCCAATATAACAGTAAAGTATTTTTTGGCATCAGAACAGGACATAGAACGTGGCAGAACAGAACACGGTCCAGGTGTGAAATATGAACACAATGCTGTAGGCTGAAAAGCACCTGGGGAAACAACGTACTGCACAACAAAACCGGTTTTACCACAGAGTAATTGACATGAAGAAGAGTTACGCTCTTCGCATTggttaaagtcacagtttccaagaacctatcaataATGTTAAGTGGGAccgggctcacacctgtaatcccagcactttgggaggccgaggcaggcggatcaggaggtagagtccgagaccatcctggccaacatggggaaaccccatctctactaaaaatacaaaaacattagctagacatggtgacgggtgcctgtagtcccagctagtcgggaagctgaggcaggggaatcacgtgagcccaggaggtggaggttgcagtgagctgagatcgcgccactgcactccagcctgggtgacagagtgagactccgtctcaaaatcatgataataataatgttaagtgaggacttaccgTACTCAAATGTTCaggtttcaatattttttttaaaaatcactcatatcgatcagcctgggcaacatggtgaaactctatctctactaaagatacaaaagttagcctggtgtggtggcaggcacctataatcccagctagtcgggaggctgaggcagggaatcacatgagcccgggaggcggaggttgcggtgagttgagattgcaccactgcattccagcctggcgacagagtaagactctgtctcaaaaaaataaaataaaataaaaaattttaaaaaaaagttaagtgaGGACTTAACTGTACTCAAATGTTCaggtttcaatattttttttaaaatcactcataccaaccagcctgggcaacatggtgaaactccgtctctactaaaaatataaaaattagcctggcatggtggtgggcacctgtaatcccagctacttgggaggctgaggcaggagaatcgcttcaaccaggaggcagaggttgcagtgagccgagatcatgctactgcagtccagtctgggagacagagcaagactccgcctccaaaaaaaagaaaacaacaacaacaacaacaacaaaaccactcataccaagaaccaggaagatctcaaactgaatgaaaaaagagAGTCCACAGATGCCATCACCAAGACGACAGGGATGTTACAATTGACGGACAGAGACTGTAAGACAGTCATCACAAAAACGCTtcaatgaggctgggtgcggcggctcatgcctctaatcctagcactgtgggaggccgagatgggtggatcacctgagctcaggagtttgagaccagcctgggcaacatggtgaaaccctgtctctactagctgggcgtggtggtgagcacctgtagtcctaggtactcgggaggctgacgcagaagaatcacttcaacctggtaggtggaggttgcagtgagccaagatcatgtcgctgcactccagcctgagcaacagagcaagactctgtcaaaaaaaaaaaaaaaattattcaatgggCAATTGCAAACATGCTTGAAACAAACGAAAAACTGAAAAGGGCCAGGTGtactggctcactcctgtaatcccagcacttcaggaggccgaggcaacaggactgcttgagcccaggagttcaagatcagcctgggcaacatggcaataacacgtctgtacaaaaaatagaaaaattagctgggtatgttggcacacatgtagtcccagctactcaggaggctgaggtgggaggatcgcttgaacccaggaggtcgaggctgctgggagccaagatcgcaccactgcactccagcctgggtgacagagcgagaccctcacTCAAAACAACAAACTATTTTCCCACAGTTACACACTAGGTTACCATCCATTTTTCTTATGTATACAACGTTACGAAATTTGTAAAAACTCCTTAGCATTAGTATTTGATTCTGTTTAATCATTTGTATTCCCACAAGTACAAATTAAAAGTATCAtggaacaggccaggcacagtggctcacgcctgtaatcccagcactttgggagaccgacacgggcagatcacgagatcaagagatcaagaccatccttgctaacacggtgaaaccccgtctctactaaaaacacaaaaatcagcttaGTATGGtcatgcacgcctgtagtcccagcaacttgggaggctgaggcaggagaattgcttgaacccaggaagcagaggttgcagtgagccgagatcgcaccactgcactccagcctggcgaaagagcgagactctgtcttaaaaaaagaaaaaaaaggtatcatGGAACAAAAACAACCAATAGTATGAGAACATTGTATAAATAAGATGTCACTATTTTCCCAAGTAATAACttttgaaaattccattttcaataaactataattgttttaaatgacattcatcctccccacttcctttttttttttttttttttttttgagacagagttttgctcttgttgcctagactggagtgcagtggcacgatttcagctcattgcaacctctgcctcccgggttcaagcaattctcctgcctcagcctcccaagtagcggggattacaggctcccgccaccacacctggctaatttttttttgtatttttagtagaaacggggtttcacagtgttggccaggctggtctcaaactcctgacctcaggtgatccacccgcctcagccttccaaagtccttCCTTTGCAAAAAGATTTCAGTTGGCTTTATTGCCGTTCTAGGATCAGGCAACACGTTGGTCCATCAAAAAGAGTAAGGTGttcctccattttccttttttgtttattgggggatttttttgggacagggcctccctctgtcaaccaggctggagtgcagtggcatgatcacagcttactacggcctcccaagtagctgggactacaggtgtgcactaccacgcccggctatgtttttttcattttttgtagagagggggatctcactgttttgcccaggctggtcttgaattcctaagctcaggtcaccctcctgcctcagtctcccgaagtgctggaattacaggcatgcagcaccgcGCTCGGCCCCATCTTCCTTTAAATGACCGGATCTGCGTGAATAAACATACCGTAGGccagtcaggcacggtggctcacgcctgcaatcccggcacttagggaggccgaggcaggtgcatcacctgaggtcaggagttcgagaccagcctgggcaacatggtgaaaacctgtctctactaaaaatacaaaaattagccgggcatgatggtaggcacctgtaatcccagctacttaggaggctgaggcagaagaattgcttgagcccaggaggtggaggttgcagtgagctaagatcacctcattgcactccagcctgggtgacaagagcaaaacgccatctcaaaaaaaataaaattatatatatattaaaaaatatattagtgtatatatataaaatatatacatatttattttaagacaatggccagtgtatatatataaaatatatatatatatttattttaagacaatgGTCAatggtatatataaatatatatggccaaactggtcttgaactccttgaccacaggtgatccacctgcctcggcctctcaaaggcTGGGATtgcagcataaaaaaaaaaaaatatatatatatatatatatatatatatatatatgcaccatggGGCATTGTTATAGGCCATAGGCCATTGTCGTGCCCTAATCTGTGAGTACATTGGGCAGGTGACGGCTGTTTCTGTTCCTTCCACGACCACAGACCACTGTTCTGCCAAGAGACTCCGTAAACATTCAATGGTTCTGAAAATCCAGCCCAGATCTTCACCTGATTATTTGCATATCATAGCTGGAATATCTTGCCTCTCTTTAATTAAAATCAAAGTGCCTGTAAATAGAAAGCCAGTATTGAACTTAGGTGGTTACTTTCAGCATCCAGAGGAAGTGTCTCATCTTCATCGTAGGCTCGTGGGGAGGCGCTGCGTGGGGTCTGCAGTAAGCTAGATAAATCTCCCAGCATTTATTCATGTAATTCATAGAGTAGAGCGTCCGCTGTTGCTCACGGAATAAATTGCCTAAAAATACAATGTTCGAAAAATGATTACagatttatattttgagaaaaaaaatagcgGTAAATACAatcctattgtttttgtttttttccgagacagagtcttgctgttgctcaggctgcagtgctgtggcacgatcttggctcactgcaacctccgcccgccaggctcaagcgattctcctgcctcagcctcccgagtagctgggattacaggcatggaccaccacgcccggctaattttttgtgtttttagtagagacagggttttgccatgttggccaggctggtcttgaactccttgacctcaggtggtccacccgcctcggcctcccaaactgctgggattgcaagagtgagccactgcgcccagcccagatttatattttgagaaaaaaaaatggggcagTAAATAGAATCCTGTTGGTTTTGTATTTACCTTTTATCTGGCAGGCATTTGGATGAATGTTCTCAGTCATCAGTTTTGTAAAACACAAGAAAAGTGATGGGCTTCTCTTTCTGTGATAACGATCAAAAGATACGATAATTACTTCTCTAAAAGAGGGAAATTCCCTTCTCCTTGAGCACAGGCTAGACTTAATACTTTGCTTCTAATGTATAGAGTATAGAAAGGgaaggctggagtcagtggctcacacctgtaatcccagcattttgggaggccaaggcaggcgaatcacttgaggtcaggagttcaagaccagcctggccaacatggtgaaaccccatctccactaaaaatacaaaaaattagctgggcttggtggcagacacctgtaatcccagctatttgggaggctgaggcaggagaatcactggaacccgggaggtggaggttgcagtgagccgagattgcgccactgcactccagcctgggtgacagagcaagactccatctcaaaaaaataaatacataaataaaagtttttttgaaaaaagatataaaaccaCTTTTGCTGTAAGAAAGACAAGAAATTCTGACATAAGAAAGAAGAGTTGGTTGTGACTATTTGTTTCTGCATTAAAAACCCCAAGAGACATTTGCAGTATTGAACAGATTCAAATATGAAGGGTTTTCAAAGTTTTGATCAAGTATCTCATGGCTTTGCGGTTAATATTTGTGGAAAGGTTGTGTTCTGAGTCCTTCATTTCAAgggtatgttaaaaaaaaaaaaagagactgctgaggctgggcacagtggctcacgtctgtaatctcagcactttgagaggctgaggcaggtggatcgcctgaggtcaggagttcgaaaccagcctggccaacatggtgaaaccccatctctactaaaaatacaacaacaaaaacattagccaggcatggtggcacactcctgtcatcccagctactcaggagcctgaggcagaagaattgcttgaacctgggaggcagaggttgcagtgagccatgattgtgccattgcattccagcctgggcaacagagcaagactctgtctccaaaaaaattaaaatgactgctGAAGAAAAGAAGGCATTATGACAATAGTACAACTTAGCTGTGCTCCGTCCCCCAATGAGGGTCCAGAAATAGTACTTACTGGAATTCTTCGTGATAAATGTGGTACGCCAAACGCAGGAGGTGATTCAAAAATGTTCTCAGAAGTATTGTTGTAAATGGAGAATGAATTTCTTCAACTGGTATGTCATTGTtggctaaaataagaaaattggagAGGATGTCTGATATTTGCTAGAagcttccattttatttgttcctGGTATACAATTTGAGGAACTGAATATGAGAGAGTACTTATTTCAAAATGCTCTGAACATGTATAAGCAtccaactaaaaatttaaaactccataaaagccaggcacagtggctcacacctgtaatcccagtactttgggaagctgaagcaggcaaattgcctgaggtcaggagtttaagaccagcctgggcaacatggtgaaaccctgtctctaccaaaaatacaaaaaattagccaggtgtggtggtgtgcacctgtaatcccagctactcgggagactgaggcaggagaattgctggaacccaggaggcaggacttacagtgagccaagattgagtcactgtactccagcccgggcaacagagcgagacttcgtctaaaaaaaaaaaaaaatcaacctggtTCCTTTACAAGATGAGGTATCTTGTCCCAATGTTTTCCAGAGTAGTCTGAGACACAATCTGATGAATGCTGCTAATTCTAAATGGATTTTAAGTATGTTTCAAACACTAAACTTTGACGTAAATGGGCATTTTttctaatactttatttttcaagtgGATAATTTGAAGCttgcagctctgcctcccagaattTGGCTGAAAGAAGTCAAACTTCCAAAGTTGTTAAAATTTATCACATCAATTTCCTAATTTGAAATCAAGACCAATCCTAAGACTACTTAGAGCCTTTTCTAGGCTCTTCCAAGCCATTGCTGAttctcctcatttcttttttttttttttttttgagaacagagtctcactctgtttcccaggcctgagtgcagtggcgcaatctcggctcactgcaacctccgccttgcgagttcaagcgattcttctgcctcagcctcccgagtagctgggactacaggcatgtaccaccacacccggctaattttttgtatttttagtacgggtttcaccgtgttagccaggatggtctcgaactcctgacctcatggtctgcccacttcagcctcccaaagtgctgattacaggcgtaaaccactgcgcccagccttttcttttttttttttttggttgttgagacagtctcactctgtcaccgaggatggaaatcttggctcactgcaacctccacctcctaggctcaagcgattctactcctgcctcagcctcccactaagtagctgggaatacaggcatgaaccaccacacctggctaatttttgtgtttttagtagagacggagtttcaccacattggccaggctggtctcaaactcctggactcaagtgatccacctcggccttccaaagagctgggattacaggcgtgcgccgcGAGGCCTGGCTGTCTCCCCATCTCTGACCTGACAAGTCAGTGCTTTTTCACTGTAGATCGGTGGtcggggggagagagggaggcaaactttctgtaaagggccggagagtaagtattttaggcttggTGGACCAGACAGTCTACACCACAACCCCTCCGCGGTGGTGCTTTGGGGTAAAGCAGCCACAAACATGTGAGCAAATGGGCATGTCTGTGTTCCAGTACAGCATGATTTAGGGGAACCGGGGCGGACTGGATTTCACCCTGGGACCATGCATGGCTGGCCTTGCTTTTGTAGGTGACCTCGTACTGTTGCTGTTACGTCACGAGACTGTCTCTTCAAGTACCTTGTAATCACGGGGGGAACAAGACCACGTGCTGATTACTGGAACACTCTTCTCCCAACCTGGGCCTTCACCACTTCCTCCGCATTTCCAACTGCTTTCCAGGTGACACTGTCATACTGTCCTTTAAACCAGCgatccccagcctttttggcaccagggaccgatttcgtggaagacaatttttccatgaatggtgggaaggggtggggggactactggtttcaggatgattcaagcgcaTTCGAATTACTGCACACTTTATTTCGATTACGATGACACTGTAATACATAATGAAACAATTCTACAACTCACCATCATATAGACTCAGTGggagcctgagcttgttttcctacaactagGGGTGACGGGAGACAgcgacagatcatcaggcactagATTCTCCTAAGGAGCGTGAACCTCCATCCCTCGCGTGCCAGTTCACAGGAGGATTtgcgctcctgtgagaatcttaACGCCCTGCTGATCTGCAGGAGGTAATGCCAGCGATGGGGAATGGCTGTAAAAACAGATGAaggtaggccaggcgcggtggctcatgcttgtaatcccagcacttttggaggccgaggcgggcagatcatctgaggtcaggagtttgagaccagcctaaccaacatggaaaaaccccatttctactaaaaaacacaaaaattagctgggcatggtggcacatgcctgtaatcccggctactatggaggctgaggcaggagatcacttgaacccaggaggcggaggttgtggtgagccgagatcctgccactgcaccccagcctgggcaacaagaatgaaactctgtctcaaaacaaaagaaaacaaaaaaaacagatgaaggtTCACTTGCTTGCCCACGGCTCACCTTCCACTGTGCACAgtttcctaacaggccacggaccagtactgatccatggcctgggggttggggacccctgccttttgtgtgtgtgtgtgtgtgatggagtcttgccctgtcgcccaggctggagtgaaatgtcgtgatcttggctcactgcaacctccgcctcctgggtccaagcgatcctcccacctcagcctcctaaatggctgggattacaggcatgcaccaccatgcctggacaattttttgtatcttttagtagagatggggtttcaccacgttggtcaggctggtctcgaactcctgaccttgtgatccgcctgccttggcctcccaaagtgctgggattacaggcatgagccgctgcacccagcctgcacCCCTGCTTTAAACCAAAAGTTGTGAAGGATCTGGAATACTCACCACTTAATATCCTGTCCATATCAGCAAGAGTTAGTCTGTGGTGATGAAATTTGCAATCTTTTAGAAATCTCCAGAAGTGAAGCTTTGTCATCAGAAAGGTATTATCCAGAGAGTGGTCGCATCCCAGGCTGCTATAAAAGCTGTAGATTCTTCTTAATTCTGTAATATTTCTTAACACAGCATATTCTACCTGAAAGGAAGAAAGTCATGCGTGGATTAAGAACAAAagacggccaggcacggtggctcacgcctataatcccagcactttgggaggccgaggcagatcacctgaggtcaggagttccagaccagcctggccaacatggtgaaaccccatctctaccaaaaatacaaaattagccgggcatggtggcgggcacctataacaccagctactcaggaggctgagtcaggagaattgcttgaacccgggaggaggaggttgcagtgagccaagatcacatcactgcactccagcctgggcatcaagagtgagactctgtctcaaaataaataaataaaatttaaaaattataaaaagaacagccaggcacggtggctcacacttgtaatctcagcactttgggaggctgaggcaggcggatcacgaggtcaggagatcgagaccatcctggctaacagggtgaaatcccgtttccactaaaaatacaaaaaattagcgggcgagcaagactctgtctcaaaaaaaaaaaaaaattaaaaaagaacaaaagacacaACACCTGTGTCCTACATTAAATGCGATAATACAAGTAAAGTAATGGCATTTAGCTCTTTCCACTGTAAGGACTTaagaagtgtttttttgttttgttacgagatggagtctcgctctgtcacccaggctggaatgcagtggcaagatcttggctcactgcaacctctgccttctgggttcaggcgattctcatgcctcagtctccagaggagctgtgattacaggtgcacaccaccatgcccggctagtttttgtattttggtagacatggggtttcaccatattggccagtctgctcttgaactcctgacctcaggcgatccgcctgcctcggcctcccaaagtgttacaattataggcatgagccacggtgcccggccaagaagcattttattctttccacCCACCCGCCTTGGTCAATAAAATGCCATCTCCGaccaacagtaaaaacaaaacaaaacaaacaagttaTCTGGAAAACAGACTTCCTTTCACACGGCATGTGCTGGCTTCCGCTCTCAGTGGCGGCAACAAAATTCTACTGTCTGCAGATCCTTATTCCTCATCAACACatgtgcaaaaatcctca
Above is a genomic segment from Macaca thibetana thibetana isolate TM-01 chromosome 3, ASM2454274v1, whole genome shotgun sequence containing:
- the LOC126950940 gene encoding putative oncomodulin-2, which encodes MSITDVLSAEDIAAALQECQDPDTFEPQKFFQTSGLSKMSASQVKDVFRFIDNDQSGYLDEEELKFFLQKFESGARELTESETKSLMAAAD